Part of the Candidatus Tiamatella incendiivivens genome, GAAAACCCAGCAAGGTGAACCAGTAATGCCGAGGAGGAAGCAAGACCCCTATACATGCCCAGTATGCGGTACAAAAATAGAAGAACCGGATAAAACATGGCAGCTAGTATCCCCACTACCCGACAAGAAGGGGAGGATAACGATCACAGTAATGGGATCATTCACATGCCCCAACTGCGGATACAAGTGGAAAGCAGTGATAAACAAACTAAAAGTAGGAAGCGGAGACCTGGAAATAGAAGGGGCGAAAGGGGCAAAGAAACTGGAACCAGTGGAACCACCGCCGGACAGGGAAGGGGAAACAATAGAAATAGACCTAGACGAACTCTAACCCTCAAACAAATTACCAGCACTTCTCCCGTTTCCCTAAAACTATCATTAACCCGGCTGAATTATAATAAAAACGAGAAAATCACTCTAAGCCTAGCATCTTCTTGACAAGCTCCCTTATCTGCATCTTATGTATCTTACCCGTACTAGTCAACGGTAACTCGTCAACCCTGAGGAACCTGTCAGGTATCCAGAACTTGGCAATCCTACCCTCCCCAACAGCCTCCATGAAATGCTTCCTAATAGGCTCCTCACCCACATCGCCAACGTACACCAGGACAGGCCTCTCACCCCACTTCTCATGCCTGACAGGGACAGCTGCAACCATCTCTACACCTTCAACCTCACTAGCAATACTCTCCAACACACTACTCGGAATCCACTCTCCACCGCTCTTAATAGCGTCCTTCACCCTATCCAAA contains:
- a CDS encoding transposase, translated to MPRRKQDPYTCPVCGTKIEEPDKTWQLVSPLPDKKGRITITVMGSFTCPNCGYKWKAVINKLKVGSGDLEIEGAKGAKKLEPVEPPPDREGETIEIDLDEL